CTGATGCGGGAGGGGCTGCCCGAGAAGGAGCGGCAGGCCATCGAGAAGCTGACGGCATGTACGCCCGAGGAGCGGCTCGCCCGGGATGCGGCGATCTGGGACTGGCTGCCGCCCATCAATTCGCAGGGCTACGGCCTGCTCAACGCCCAGGCGGGGGCCGGCTTCGTGCCCCAGGGGGTGGCCGACAAGACTCTCGAGGAGATCAACGCGGAGCACGGGCAGTGGGAGGTACTGCCCAATATAGACCACAACCTGGGCATGGTGCTCACGCGGGACCCCAAGAGCCAGAACGCCTTCCTCATCAACCGCAAGCTCGGCCTGAGCTACACGACGGATGACCTGGTCACTCGCCGCCCGCTTCCCGGCCCTTACCCCTATTCCGACGACGGCGCCGGGCTGTTCTTCCCCGATCCCGCCGATCCGCAGAGGGGGCGCCTCCTCGCGCCCATCGCGCACGGGGTTCAGGACCGCTTCCGCCGGGGCTACCACGGGATGGGCGGCCTGAGGGGCTACGCGCGGACCATCCACCTGTCGGGCAACCGCGAGTTGCTCCGGGACGCAGCCGTGAGCCTCATCCGCTATGCCTACCAGTTCCCCACCATAGATTCGGCCAACTACCTGGCCGAACTCGCGGTTGCGGCGGGCTTTCAGGGCCTGGACTTCCGCTGCCGACAGCGGCACGACAAGGCATATTGGATGCCCGACTACGCGGCCTATCTGGCTGCCATCCGCGACTACGACCTTCTCTTCCCCTTCATCCAGGGCAACGAGGAGCTCGCCGCTTCCATCCGCCGCTTCGTCCCGTGGGTGCAGAGCTCGGCCGACCTCATCAGGCTGCTCGACGTCTACCTCGTGCAGATGACCGCGAAGCGGACCCTGCGCTATCTGGACCACACGCACCCGACGGCCATCGCCGACCTCGCGGCAGTGCTTGGCGATACCCGCGTGACCGACCCCTGGATGGAATGGCTGTTCTCCAGGACCTTCGTCTATCCCCTCCCGCCCGCGGGGATCCAGGACGTGACGATCAGCGGCCACGACCGCGAAGGGGCGCAGTACATCGCCTCCACCTTCTACGCCCGAGGCGAGGGGGCCTCGCGCATGGCCGCCGCGCTCGACCGCTATCTGGCCGCAGGCGGCAACCCGCGGTTCGACCTCAGCGACCCCGCCCTCTACCCGAAGCCGCGCGCCCACGCCGACTGGCTGCTTCGCATCCTCGTCGCGGGCTGCGACCGCGCGCGCATCGGCGACGTGAGCGGGCCGAGCCTGCGGCAGGGCGATTCGCTGCTCGACCTGGACGAAACGGTTCGCGCCGCCTGGCGCTGGTCGGGCGACCCGCGGTTCGCCTGGCTCCTGCGCCACGTCTACGGCCGCAAGGGCGATTCGGACGCTGACTGGGCGCGGGTAGAGGAGGCGGCGGCGAAGCCCCGCCGGGCGCCCTGGCTCGACAACCGCTCCCGCGCCGTGGAGAACTGGTTCGGCGTCCTGGAGACCGGGCAGGAGCATGACGACTTCCGCTTCCGCCGCGCCGCGCTCGTGCGCACGGGCGCCGGCATCGGGCACCAGCACAGCGATGCCCTTGACCTTCAGGTCTTCGCCCACGGCATGGCGATGGTGATGGACGGCGGGGCACGCGGCGGTTACTCCGAGCCGAACGACCGGATAACGCGCGTCCACAACTTAGTCGAAGTGGACGGCAAGGATCATCTCGCCTATGGCTGGGTGCAGGCCCTTTCGGACGCGCCCGGGGCGCGCTACCTTCGCGCCGCGGCACTCCCTCCCCCAGCCTGCTCGCTCTTCAGCCGCCAGACCGCGCTGGTGGACGTGGACGAAGGCCAGGGCTCCAAGCCGTTGCAGGTCGAGTTTCAGAAGCCGGGAGCGCGCTTGCCGGCCGGCGTTGTCACGCCGAACTCCTACGTCTTCGACGTCTTCCGTGTCGCGGGAGGCAAGCTCCATAGCTACTGCTGCCACGCGACGGTCAACGACGACTTCCAGTGGAATGTCCGCAACCCGACGCCCGTCGAGCACCTGGAGAAAGAGACGGGAGAGACCGACACCGAGGCGCAGTACCTCTCCCCCTTCAGCCTCTCGAAGGGCCGGAAGCTCGCGGGCGACGCTCCGGACATGCTCCAGGCCACGTGGCGGCAGCTTCGATTCGAGAAGGACACAAAGGGCGGGGTCTCGGAGGAGAGCATCCTGGGGGCGAACTTCGACCCCGGCTCGCCGCCGAAGTTCACGCGCTGGCACCTCTTCGGCACGGCGGGGCGGCGCGCCCTCCAGGCCCAGGTCGTCATGCACAAGTCGGGCTACCAATGGACGGCGCTGACGGTGTGGAACCGGTCGCAGGGTCCGCCGCTCGATGCCGCCTATCCTGCCCTCGTGGAGCCGTATGTCGGCGAGCCGTTCATCACGGCACAGAGGGAGTTGCCCAGCGAGCCGAACGAGACGGATGCCCTGCGGGCGGTGGCCGTCGAGGTGCAGACGCGCAACGGCCGTCACGACCTGTGCTTCGCGGACGGCCGCCCCGACAGGACGCGCTCGGTGCAGGCCGCCGGGGGAGCCTGCCGCATCGCGGGCGAGTTCGCCTTCGTCTCCCGCGACGCTCAGGGCCTGCGCTCGGCCGTCCTCACGGGCGGCACGCTCCTCGAGACGCCTGACCTCCGCATCGCGCTCGCCGAGCGGGAGTACAGCGGCCAAGTCACCAGGGTAGACTACCTGAACAAAACGTTCTGGATTGACCGCCCGTGGCCCGCGGCCTGCGCGGGGCAGGTGTTGAAGGTTCAGAGTCCCGGCTGCCCGACGAGCTACACCATCGCCTCCGTCGCCCCGGAGGGCGCGGGCAGCCGCATCGTGGTCACGCACGGCGCCGACTTCTACCGCGCCCCCATCACCCAGGTGCTCAGCGGGCAGCGGCGGGTGGACGGCCGCCTGCCGCTGCCCGCCGGCCGCGGCAGCATCCGGGGCATGACCGCCTCCAACGACACGCTGAGCACGCTCTGGCGAATCGAGAGGAACAGCGGCAACGACTTCACGCTGGAGGGCGGCGAGGTTCGCGAGGCCGACTTCGCCCCGTCCAATGCCCTCCGCATCTGGGAGTACGGCGTGGGCGACCGCGTGCGGCTCGCGGCCTGGGCCGCCGTCCGCCGCACCGAGCCGAACCGCTTCGAGCTCACGGGCAACGCCAGCTTCAGCATCTCCCTCAAGGCTGCCAGGCTGGAGCTGTCCACCGACGCCAGGACCTGGGTGCCGGCCGCGGGGCCAGTGGTCGAGATCGGAGCGGCGGAACTCTCCCGAGGGCCCGTCGCGATTCGTGTCCTGCCGTGAAGCCGCCAAGCGAATAGCACGACAACGCTAGTTCCCTGGGCCTGCATGACGTGCTATTCCGGCCGCGAACCAGTTTGCTGTGGCCGGAGACAAGCGACGATAGCATGTCGTTCTGAGTGAAGCCCGCCTTCCGGCGGGCGGGACGGGGAATCTCTCGACGGGTCGCGCCCGCGGTCCAGGGCTTGCCTCGGTGCCCGGACAGGAGCCAAAGAAGGATTCTTCGGCTTCGGCCGCCCAGAGGCGGCCTACACTCAGAATGACGGCTTTCTGGGGCTCGCGCCGGGGAAAGCAGCGTTGTCGTGATGGCGGCGTCCACCCGCGAGGGCGGCTGGACCAGCAGGAGCCGCCTGCTCATCGCGCTGGTCGCCTCCACGTCGTGGGGAATCTCGACTCGGCGGCGCCTCCCGCCGCGCCGTCCAAATTGGGTGGAATCGCAAGCCCCATTCGGGTAGAATAGAGGGCAGCCAAGATCGTCGTGGGGCCCCAGCCCACGGGTATTCATTCTGGAAGGAGTGTCGGACGATGCCGAGCAGGCTGTTGGTGGGCGCCGGGCTGTTCGTCGCGGGGGTGCTGATGTGGAGTCTGGGCTGCGGCGCGGCCCAGGCGGGCGAGGACGCCAAGGGCGACCTGGAAGAGGTGAAGTTCGAGCTGCCTCTGCCCATGTTCCGCGGCACGCCCAAGGAACTGAAGTTCGACGAGCACATCGAGAAGCCGTCGGGCAAGCCGCGCCCCGCGTTCCTGGCGCCCAAGGGCACAAAGAACGTGGCGCTGAAGAAGCCCGTCACGAGCAGCGACGATGCGCCGATCATCGGCGAGCTAGCCCAGGTGACCGATGGCGACAAGAAGGGCAGCGACGGCTCGTACGTGGAGCTCGGCCCCGGCCGCCAGTGGGTGCAGATTGACCTCCAGGAGAAGTACAACATCCACGCCCTCCTGGTGTGGCACTTCCACGGCGAGGCCCGCATCTACCACGACGTGGTGGTGCAGGTGGCCGACGACCCCGACTTCATCACCAACGTGCGCACGATCTACAACAACGACTACGACAATTCCTCGGGCCTGGGCATCGGCAAGGACCTCGAGTACCTCGAGAGCAACGAGGGCCGCCTCATGCCGTGCAAGGACATCGTGGCCCGCTACGTGCGGCTCTACTCGAAGGGCAGCACGGCCAACGACATGAACCACTACACCGAGGTCGAGGTCTACGCCACGCCGGCCAAATGACCCGCCGAACCGCCGCCGTCGCACTCATCCTGGCCGTGGCAGCCGGAGCCCTCGCGTTCCGGCTGCCACGCCTTGCTTTGAGGCCCCTGCACTGCGACGAGGCGGTCGAGGCGGTGAAGACGGGCATTCTCTTCGACACAGGCGTCTACCGCTACGACCCCCACGAGTACCACGGCCCCACCCTCCACTACGCCACCGTGCCGTTCCTCTGGCTGAGCGGCGCCAGGTCGTTCGCCGACTCGTCCGAGACAACCTACCGCCTCGTCTCCGTGACCTTCGGGGTCGGGCTGATCCTGCTGCTGCTCCTCGTCGGCGACGGCCTCGGCTGGCCCGCGGCGGCCGTGGCGGGGGCGCTCCTGGCCATCTCGCCGGCGATGGTCTTCTACCACCGCTACTACATCCATGAGCCGCTCCTCGTCTTCTTCACCGCGGGGGCGATCGGGGCCGGCTGGCGCTACGCGCGCAGCGGCCGGCTCGGCTGGGCGCTCGCCGCCGGCGCCTGCCTGGCGCTCATGCACGCCACGAAGGAGACCTGCGTGCTCGCCTTCGCCGCCATGGGCCTGGCCCTCGCAGCCAAGCTGGCCTGGCGCAAGCTCTGGGGCGAGACGATTGACCTCCGCGGCCTGCTCAAGGCTCGCCACCTGGCTCTGGCCGCTGCCGCGGCCATCGCCGTGTCGGTCACGCTCTTCAGCTCGTTCTTCACCCACTGGCGCGGGCCGCTGGACTCGATCCTCACCTACAAGAGCTACCTCACGCGGTCCGGCGGCGCGGGCGCTCACGACCACCCCTGGCACTACTACCTGGGCACCCTGGCCTACGCGCGCTACGGCCGCGGCGCCTGGTGGAGCGAGGGGCTGATCCTGGCCCTCGCGCTCGTGGGCTTCGTGGCCGCGCTCTGGCCCCGCCGCTCGGGCGAGCGCCTCACCCCCCTCCCCCGCTTCCTGGCCTTCTACACGCTGTTCCTCACGGCCATCTACGCGGCGATCCCCTACAAGACCCCCTGGTGCGCGCTCAGCTTCCTGCACGGCATGACCCTGCTCGCCGGCCTGGGCGCCGTCACGCTCGTGCGCCGCGTGCCCACCCATCTGCTCAAGGCCGCCGTGGTGCTGCTGCTCGCGGCGGCAGGATACCACCTCGCCAGCCAGGCCCACCGGGCCGCTCTCGACCGACGTTTCGTTTGCGACTACCGCAACCCCTACGTCTACGGCCACACGACCTGGGACCTGCTGGAAGTTTCGCGCCGCGCCGAGCAGATCGCCGCCGTGCACCCCAAGGGGCACGCGATGGTGATCAAGGTGATCGCCTCCGACCTCGATTACTGGCCCCTCCCTTTCTACCTGCGGCGCTTCCCGAACGTGGGCTACTGGGACCGCCTCCCCGCCGACCCTGACGCCGACTTCGTCATCGTCTCGGCCGACCTGGCCGACGCGCTGGAGAGGCGCCTGCGGGGCGAGTACTTCGGCGAGACCCGCGGCCTGCGCCCCCGCGTGCTCCTGCGTGTCTACATCCGCCGCGACCTGTGGAACGCCTTCATCCACCGCCAGGCCCAGGCCGCGCCGGGCGGGTGACGTCCGGCCGGCCCACGCCCGACTCAGTCAAGATGCTCAAGTTGTTCAGCGCGCAACACACGGGGTGAACACCTTGAAAGGCCGCGCCATCGGCTCAACGGCACGACCATAGGCGTATGACGGCCTGTGACCTGTGGCTCTGGCAGCAGCCTTGGGCTTCATCTGTCGGGCGGCTTCAAGATGTTCAATCCCCTCCGTAGGCCGGCCCGGGTGCCCCATCGCAGCCTGTGAGCTTCACCCCTGGAAGGGGGCCAACGGTCTCACTGCAACAGCGTCTAGCACCGCCTTGTCTATCAGAAGCTCGACAACCTCAAGACCGTCAAGGTCATTCGCATGTGGACGCATCATGAGTAGTCGAGCCGGTTGACAGGCGGCTCGGCTGAGGGTAGTATGAAGGGCGGAGAGAGGGGCCGTTGTGAGATGAAGGGGCACGAAATGTCGCCGCGAACACAAGAGGTCCTTACGGAGGCACTGGCCCTGTCGGCTGGGGAGCGCGCGGAGCTGATGGAGCAGCTTCTCGCGAGTTTCGGGATCGCGGAGCGAGAACGCGTGGATACACTGTGGGCAGAGGAAGCGGAGGACCGGATTGACGCATACGATCGCGGGGAACTGCGAGCGAAGCCAGCCAGCGAGGTGTTCCACCGAATCGAGCGGAGCCGAACCAGGTGAACGTGGACTTCCTCGACGAGGCGGAAGAGGAGTTCCTGGCCGCGATAGGCAGGTACAATGGCGACCGTGAGGGCTTGGGTGACGAGTTCGCCGGTGAAGTGCGGCGAGCGCTTGAGCGCATCGTCGAATACCCCCAGGCCTGGGTCGCCCTGTCGAGGCGAACTCGCCGTTGCCTGATGAACCGCTTTCCGTACGGGATTCTCTACCAGGTGCGCGGCGACACCCTCTTGATCGTCGCCGTGATGCACCTTCACCGCGATCCCCAGTCGTGGCGCAGACGCCTCCCACCTGGGCAGCGGTGAGAAGGCCGCTGGACTACGAGCAGAATCCCTCGCTCCGACCGGCAGCTCTTAGGATCCCCTCGAACTCCTCTTCGGTCACGCGCTTGCCGAACTGGAATCTCGAGATGCCCATGTCCGACATGCGGACCGGCTTGCCGTACCGAACCGACTTGCGGATGAGATACACGCGCCGCACGCGGGGGTAGGCCCTGCGGTCCTTCTCAGTAGGCGCCTCCGTCGAGCTAACCTCGAAGTGGCCGTACGCCCAGCCGTCCCGCGAAAGGACAATGACATCCGCCTGCCTTCTCTGGCTGTACCGATACCGACCACCATACTCCTTGCGGAATATGCCGCCCTCAAGGTACTCCACGAGAGCTTCCGCTGTCGCGAAGCCCTTGGACGACTTGTCGCCGTGTCCGAACACGAGAATGTCTCGAGCCATGGGCTCCTCCTGGCCAGGAGATTCCGCGTGCAGGTATGCACGCCCTACAGCCGATCTTCTTCACGCGGGACGGAGCAGGTCGGGGCGGAATCGCGCGTCACGCGCCACGCATCGCGTTTCACGCTTCCGGCAAATGCCACGGTGCCCGCATCGGGATGTCTACAAGGCGATTGGCCTCGTCGTCGCCGATGCACTGCTGCTTCACGGGGTCCCAGCGGATCTTGCGGCCCAACCGGATGGCGATGTTGCCGAGGAGGAAGAGGGTGTTGGCGCGGTGCGAGCTGTCGGCGCCCCCGCCCGAGGGCTTGCGCGTGCGCTCGGCCTCCTCGAAGCTGATGAGCGGCTTGGTGTCGGGCAGCGCGTCAAGGCCGTCCATCAGGCCGGCGGGTTCGCAGCGGCCGTCGCGCCACACCTTGCCGTTCGGGCCCTCGAGGAAGGGGGCGGGCTGCGGCTCCGGCCCCCATTCGCCGCTCTCGATGAGAATCGTGATGTCGTCGGGGTAACGAATGGTGACGCTGTGCCAGGGGCCGCAGGCGTCGTCGTGCGCGGGCCAGGGGGCCACGGCCTCGACCTCGGCCGGCCCCGTGTCGTCCTTGTCGAGCATGTACTGGATGGGGTCGAGGTGGTGCTGGCCCTGGTCGGCCAGGCCGCCGCCGTCATAGTCCCAGTAGCAGCGGAACATGAAGTGCACGCGGTGCGGGTGATAGGGCTTGAAGGGCGCGGGACCAAGCCACAGGTTGTAGTCGAGGTTCGGCGGCACGGGCTGCGGCGGCAGGTGGCGGAGGCCCGTGAACCACTTGACGTTCCAGTTGTAGCCCTGGGCGCGGCCGGCGCGCACGAGGAGCGGCTTGCCCAGGCGTCCGCTCTGGACGAGTTTGCGCAGGCGGCCCATGCCGTAGCGGCCGTAGGTGCCGATCTGGAAGACGCGCCCGTAGCGCCGGATGGCGTCGGCGATGGCCTGCCCCTCGCGGATGAACTTCGTCATCGGCTTCTCGCAGAGCACGTCCTTGCCCGCCTGGGCCGCCTGGATGCTGATGAGCGCGTGCCAGTGGGGCGGGGTGGCGATGCAGACCTCGTCAATGGCCTGCACCTCGAGGAGCTGGCGGAAGTCGGCGTAGGGGGTGCAGCCGGAGCCCACCTTCTTCGCGGCGGCCTCGAGGTGATTCTTGTCCACGTCGCACACGGCGACGACGCGGCGGTCGCGCGGCGTGAGGAACGCCTGGCCGCGTCCCCCGGTGCCGATCACGCCGCGGGCCAGCGTATCGCTGGGCGCCTTCTGGCCCGGGCCGCCGAGAACCCATCGGGGAACGACGCTGAAGAGGGCCAGCGCGCTACCCTGAAGGATCTGCCGGCGGCAAAGGGGCATTGGCGACATGGCGGCCTCCTTCGGGCAGTCTGGGTCGCGTCCCGCGTGCCCCGTCCCGCGTGCCGGCAGAAGAGGGCATAGGGCAAGGGCCGCGCAAGTGCTCAGTGGGCCATGACCGGGCTGAGGTCCTCCGTCGGCACCTGCACGCCGTGGAGCCGTCGGGTGATGGCTCGAAGGTCCTCGGGGGTCACAGAGCCGGGGGACAGGAACTCGATGCCGAGCACCTCCCCGTCGGAGGCGGTGTCTACCAGCACACCGGGGCTGACCTCCTCTGTGCGGCACGGCTCCGCGGGTCGCCTGTCGCTCAGATACAGATAGCCCGCGAAGGGCTTGCCCTTGCGGTATGTGATCTCGAGGTAGGGGTGTTTGACCATGTCACACTCTCCAGACTGTCACGACCGCCAGCTTGCGCTCGTCGTAGTCGGGTTCGACGACGATGCGCCACTGCTCGCGGCCGAGGCGCGCGTGCAGCACGAAGCGGCCCTCGACATGGCTGGGCAGGATCGCCACCACATCAGCCACCATCGTCCTCAAGTCAGTCTCATTGAACCCTCTGGCCAAGGACCGCTTGTTGACATGATAGCCGATCTCGATCTCCCAGTCCAGCCATTCCGCCGACTTCGACCGCTTCTGGGGCATCGGCGGCTTCTTCTGACTTGAGGGCGGGCGATGCCGCTCCGATAGGACCCATAGGTCGTATCGGTCCTATCGCGGCGGCATCGCCCCCGATCGATCACTGGCTTTTCTTCTCGGGCAGCGCCTTGAGGGTGACGTTCTTGTACCACACGGCGTTGCCGTGGTCCTGGAAGCCGATGAAGCCCTTGCGCGGCATGTCCTTGTAGGCCGTCTTGAACTTGTTCTTCGAGCCGTCGGGGTTCTTGCCCGCCTCGGTCCACTGGTCGAGGTCCATGTCGATCACCTTCTCGCCGTTGAGGACGACCTCGATCTTGTTCTCGTTGCAGGTGATGGTGACGTGGTTCCACTCGCCGACCGGCTTCTCGGCGTTCTTCGAGGGGGCGAGGACGTCGTAGATCGAGCAGCAGTCGTTCTTGCCCGGCTTCTGGCGGCCCGTGGAGTCGAGAATCTGGACCTCGATGCCTGTCTGCACGGGGTCGCCGGTCTTGGCCGTGCGGATGAAGATGCCGCTGTTGGCGCCCTTGGAGACCTTGAAGTCGAGGTCAAGCACGAAGTTGCCGAACTGCTCCTTCGTCCAGATGTAGCCGCAGCCCTTCTGCCAGGCCAGCGCGCCCTCGGCGTCAATCGTCCAGCCGCCGGTGGGCTTCTGCGTCCAGGCATCGAGGTTCTTGCCGTCGAAGAGCACGGTCACGCCCTCCTCGCCGGCCGCGGCCATCGAGGCCATCAGGCATACGAGCACGCCCATCTTCAGCCAACCACTCACCGCATTCTCCTTTCCGAGCCAGGGGTCCTGCCGTCTGCGTGATGCGTGATACGTGAGAAGAGAAGGCGGGACAACGGGCTTCCTGGCTTCTCTGCTCTTCTCACGCATTACGCATCACGCTCCACGTTCACTTCCCACTCGGGTCGGCCACCAGGCCGTCGAGGCGCTCGCCCTTCGGGCCGCGCAGGCGCAGGCACACGCTCCACTCGCCGCCGCCCTGGGTGACTTTGACGAGAAGGTCGTTCCAGCCCTCCTCGAGGGTGACATCGGCCTTGTCGCTGCCCGGGCTGCACGGCCGCGTGGCGTTGTTGGCGTGGACCACTTTGCCGTTGAGCCACACCTTGAGGCCGTCGTCGCTGCCCGCTTCGATTCGCGCGTTCTGCTTCTTGGGCGATTGCACACGGGTGCGCAGGTACACGCAGGCGTCGTTGCCTTGGATGCCGGGCGTCTTATCGAATTCGATGAGCCAGGGCCGCCCCTTGTCGGTGCCGATGGGCATGGGCCGCCACTTGGCCGCCTCGCGGGGCGCAGACGCCCCGCCCGCGAGCTCCTTCTCGGGCGCGAAGGCCACGTCGAAGAGGCCGGGGCCGTCCTTGCCCCCCTGGGTGTAGGGGCCGGAGACCTGCCAGGCGGTGATGTAGTCCTCGAAGCGTTCGAGGAGCGCCAGGGCCTCGGCGGCCTCTTTCTTCACCTGGGGGTTGTCGCTGAGCTCGCTGAGGCTCTTGAGCACCTCCTTGGCCTTGGCCTGGTACGAGCCGCTGATCTGGCGGGCGACGCGCACGGCGGCGATCTCGGCCTCGGTGCGGAGCCCGGCGTCGTCTATGCACTTGAGGGCGAGGTCGAGCACGCCCAGGCTGGCCACGCCGCCCATGGCGCCCAGCACCATCTTCTTGTCCTCGGGCCGCGGGGCGGCGGCCAGCGCGCTGGCGAAGAGCTGGCGCAACTCGTCGCCCGACAGGCCGCCGACCTTTCCCGCCACGTCCACCGCGCCGCGGATGGCCAGCACGCGGCGGGGCAGCGAGGGGTCGCTCTTGGCGATCTCGAGCAGTTCCTTCGCCACGGAGGCGTCGGCCCAGTTGGGCAGGGCGCGGAAGGCGGCGTCCTGGACCTCGGGCGCGGCGTCCTTCATCGCCGAGCGGACGAGGGCGAGTGCCTTGGCCCCGCCGAGGGCCGAGGCGATGCGGAGGATGGCCACGCGCGCGGGCACGCCCGCGCCGGGGAAGGCGGCCAGGACGGCCGCGGTGCGCTGGTCGGCGTCCTCCACACGGCGGGCGATGGCGATGAGGGTGCGCTCGGCGGCGGTGCGCTCGGCGTCGTCCTTCGCCGCCACGAGCATCTTCGCCAGGTCGGGCAGGGCCTTCTCGTCGGCCACGTCGGCCAGGGCCCTGAGCGCCTCGGTGCGCACGGCGGCGTCGGGGTCGGCCGCGGCCTTGAGCAGCGTGGGCGCCACGGCGGGCGTGCGGCGGGCGGCGATGCAGCCGATGAGCTGCACCTTCGCGGCGGGCGCCGCATCGGCCATCGCCTTCACCAGGGCGGCCGTGATGCCGTCGCCGGGGATGGCGTTGACGGCGTTCCTCACGGCCTCGAGTTCCTTGTCCCGGGCCTTCGCCAGCGCGGCGACGAGCGCGGGGGCCGCGGCGTCGTTGCGCAGCAGGCCCATGCCCTCGAAGGCCGCGATGCGCACCGCCTCGTCGGCGTCGGCCGCGGCGGCGAGGAAGGTGGGCAGGGCCTCCTTGTCGCGGCCCTGGGCCAGCGCGCCGAGGAGCACGACCTTGAGCTCCGGCGCCGCCGTCTTCATCTTCGCGGTGATGGCGTCGGACACCTCGCGCCCGGGCAGCAGCCCGAGGGCCTCGAGGGCGGCGCCGCGCACCTGGTCGTTCTTGTCGGCAAGGGCGGTGAAGATCGTGTCGAGCTCCTTCACGCCGCCGGCCCGGCCGACGCCCACGATGGCTGCGCAACGCAGGTGATTGCTCGGCGAATCGAGGAATCTGCGGTAGAGGGCGAGGGCAGCGGCCTTGTCGCCGCCGGCGGCCAGGCGGTCGGCCAGGTGCAGGCAGGCGTCGGTGGC
The Planctomycetota bacterium genome window above contains:
- a CDS encoding TIGR03663 family protein — encoded protein: MTRRTAAVALILAVAAGALAFRLPRLALRPLHCDEAVEAVKTGILFDTGVYRYDPHEYHGPTLHYATVPFLWLSGARSFADSSETTYRLVSVTFGVGLILLLLLVGDGLGWPAAAVAGALLAISPAMVFYHRYYIHEPLLVFFTAGAIGAGWRYARSGRLGWALAAGACLALMHATKETCVLAFAAMGLALAAKLAWRKLWGETIDLRGLLKARHLALAAAAAIAVSVTLFSSFFTHWRGPLDSILTYKSYLTRSGGAGAHDHPWHYYLGTLAYARYGRGAWWSEGLILALALVGFVAALWPRRSGERLTPLPRFLAFYTLFLTAIYAAIPYKTPWCALSFLHGMTLLAGLGAVTLVRRVPTHLLKAAVVLLLAAAGYHLASQAHRAALDRRFVCDYRNPYVYGHTTWDLLEVSRRAEQIAAVHPKGHAMVIKVIASDLDYWPLPFYLRRFPNVGYWDRLPADPDADFVIVSADLADALERRLRGEYFGETRGLRPRVLLRVYIRRDLWNAFIHRQAQAAPGG
- a CDS encoding addiction module protein; translation: MSPRTQEVLTEALALSAGERAELMEQLLASFGIAERERVDTLWAEEAEDRIDAYDRGELRAKPASEVFHRIERSRTR
- a CDS encoding type II toxin-antitoxin system RelE/ParE family toxin; translated protein: MNVDFLDEAEEEFLAAIGRYNGDREGLGDEFAGEVRRALERIVEYPQAWVALSRRTRRCLMNRFPYGILYQVRGDTLLIVAVMHLHRDPQSWRRRLPPGQR
- a CDS encoding Gfo/Idh/MocA family oxidoreductase — translated: MSPMPLCRRQILQGSALALFSVVPRWVLGGPGQKAPSDTLARGVIGTGGRGQAFLTPRDRRVVAVCDVDKNHLEAAAKKVGSGCTPYADFRQLLEVQAIDEVCIATPPHWHALISIQAAQAGKDVLCEKPMTKFIREGQAIADAIRRYGRVFQIGTYGRYGMGRLRKLVQSGRLGKPLLVRAGRAQGYNWNVKWFTGLRHLPPQPVPPNLDYNLWLGPAPFKPYHPHRVHFMFRCYWDYDGGGLADQGQHHLDPIQYMLDKDDTGPAEVEAVAPWPAHDDACGPWHSVTIRYPDDITILIESGEWGPEPQPAPFLEGPNGKVWRDGRCEPAGLMDGLDALPDTKPLISFEEAERTRKPSGGGADSSHRANTLFLLGNIAIRLGRKIRWDPVKQQCIGDDEANRLVDIPMRAPWHLPEA
- a CDS encoding DUF2283 domain-containing protein, translating into MVKHPYLEITYRKGKPFAGYLYLSDRRPAEPCRTEEVSPGVLVDTASDGEVLGIEFLSPGSVTPEDLRAITRRLHGVQVPTEDLSPVMAH
- a CDS encoding DUF1080 domain-containing protein yields the protein MSGWLKMGVLVCLMASMAAAGEEGVTVLFDGKNLDAWTQKPTGGWTIDAEGALAWQKGCGYIWTKEQFGNFVLDLDFKVSKGANSGIFIRTAKTGDPVQTGIEVQILDSTGRQKPGKNDCCSIYDVLAPSKNAEKPVGEWNHVTITCNENKIEVVLNGEKVIDMDLDQWTEAGKNPDGSKNKFKTAYKDMPRKGFIGFQDHGNAVWYKNVTLKALPEKKSQ
- a CDS encoding HEAT repeat domain-containing protein encodes the protein MRLPRLTWALSFAALAGTALAGEASVEELVQQLDGPNPPANLEAAYGQVLDAWLPAMSSENLGDRQKPEQAFQDLCWRAGAPGAEAKRLAVCKAMTARLARPDLGKWPRVWFLKQLQLIGRAEAVDAVAAQLNDKDDLVRERARTALQHNPAPAATAKLVAALQAATDPAWKVAFANALATRGDAAAAPALLKLAGDANDDVRSAALGGLARTGDKSVADALVAGMAKGSDRAKQRATDACLHLADRLAAGGDKAAALALYRRFLDSPSNHLRCAAIVGVGRAGGVKELDTIFTALADKNDQVRGAALEALGLLPGREVSDAITAKMKTAAPELKVVLLGALAQGRDKEALPTFLAAAADADEAVRIAAFEGMGLLRNDAAAPALVAALAKARDKELEAVRNAVNAIPGDGITAALVKAMADAAPAAKVQLIGCIAARRTPAVAPTLLKAAADPDAAVRTEALRALADVADEKALPDLAKMLVAAKDDAERTAAERTLIAIARRVEDADQRTAAVLAAFPGAGVPARVAILRIASALGGAKALALVRSAMKDAAPEVQDAAFRALPNWADASVAKELLEIAKSDPSLPRRVLAIRGAVDVAGKVGGLSGDELRQLFASALAAAPRPEDKKMVLGAMGGVASLGVLDLALKCIDDAGLRTEAEIAAVRVARQISGSYQAKAKEVLKSLSELSDNPQVKKEAAEALALLERFEDYITAWQVSGPYTQGGKDGPGLFDVAFAPEKELAGGASAPREAAKWRPMPIGTDKGRPWLIEFDKTPGIQGNDACVYLRTRVQSPKKQNARIEAGSDDGLKVWLNGKVVHANNATRPCSPGSDKADVTLEEGWNDLLVKVTQGGGEWSVCLRLRGPKGERLDGLVADPSGK